One genomic window of Quercus robur chromosome 6, dhQueRobu3.1, whole genome shotgun sequence includes the following:
- the LOC126733414 gene encoding receptor-like kinase TMK4 — protein MGRRRTLLIYLSTFIFSFLTLSSADDSAAMAKLLASFDTAPSGWSATTDCCKWKNVNCDGSNRVTSINLASQSLTGILPSDLGTLTQLTTLSLQSNSLSGPLPSLANLTSLQKLYLDNNNFTSIPSGFFQGLTSLQILTLSQNLNLAPWTISTELTQATSLVTFYASNANIIGSLPDIFVSFPSLKDLRLSYNNLTGTLPKSFGGSGIQNLWLNNQQNGLSGTIDVLSSMTQLSQVWLHKNQFTGPIPDLSNCTSLFDLQLRDNQFTGLIPASLMSIPTLRNVSLDNNVLQGPYPQFPSSVTTHTLDGINSFCKNTPGPCDPQVTTLLEIASAFGYPIKLANSWTGNDACTSWTSIICDSQGNITTINFAKQQFVGTISPVFAKLTSLRNLYLNDNNLTGSIPDALTNMTSLQVLDVSNNNLTGLIPKFGDSVKLTTTGNPLIGKNTPSSGSGGSSPSGSNGTSPSGNPAGMGSSGTSVSQGMIAGIVIAVIIFVVVVLFVSIKCYVSRRHRKFGRVENPQNGKEAVKSIGITGGVSNSNGYGGVPSELQSQSSGDHSELPVFEGGNVAISIQVLRQVTNNFSEDNILGRGGFGVVYRGELHDGTKIAVKRMESVAVSSKGMNEFQAEIAVLTKVRHRHLVALLGYCINGNERLLVYEYMPQGTLTQHLFECHENGCSPLTWKQRVTIALDVARGVEYLHSLAQQSFIHRDLKPSNILLGDDMRAKVADFGLVKHAPDGKYSVETRLAGTFGYLAPEYAATGRVTTKVDVYAFGVVLMELITGRRALDDTMPDERSHLVTWFRRILINKENIPKAIDQNLNPDEETMESIYKVAELAGHCTAREPYQRPDMGHAVNILSPLVEQWKPTSHEEEDACGIDLDMSLPQALQRWQANEGTSTMFNDISYSQTQSSIPSKPSGFADSFDSMDCR, from the exons ATGGGTCGGCGGAGAACCCTACTGATCTATCTCTCCACCTTCATATTCTCCTTTCTAACTCTTTCATCTGCCGATGACTCCGCAGCCATGGCCAAGCTCCTCGCCTCCTTCGACACCGCCCCAAGCGGCTGGTCCGCCACCACAGACTGCTGTAAGTGGAAAAACGTTAACTGCGACGGAAGCAACCGTGTCACCTCCATCAACTTAGCTTCTCAGTCTCTCACAGGGATTCTTCCTTCCGATCTCGGCACTCTCACCCAACTcaccactctctctctccaaagcAACTCTCTCTCTGGACCTCTCCCCTCCCTTGCCAACCTCACCTCTCTCCAAAAACTCTACCTTGACAACAACAATTTCACCTCCATTCCTTCAGGTTTCTTCCAAGGACTCACAAGCTTACAGATCTTAACCTTGAGCCAAAACCTTAATCTTGCACCTTGGACCATCTCCACCGAGTTGACTCAGGCCACTAGCTTAGTCACTTTCTATGCTAGCAATGCAAACATTATTGGGTCTTTACCAGATATCTTTGTTTCCTTCCCGAGTCTTAAGGATCTCCGACTTTCTTACAACAATCTCACTGGCACTCTACCTAAATCCTTTGGGGGATCCGGGATTCAAAACCTTTGGCTCAACAACCAACAAAACGGCTTGTCGGGTACCATCGACGTGTTGTCGTCGATGACCCAGTTGTCCCAAGTGTGGCTACACAAGAACCAGTTCACTGGTCCCATCCCAGACTTGTCAAACTGTACAAGTTTGTTCGATCTTCAGCTCAGAGACAACCAGTTCACAGGCCTTATCCCAGCTTCATTGATGTCAATTCCCACATTGAGAAACGTTTCCTTGGATAACAATGTGCTCCAAGGGCCTTACCCACAGTTCCCATCTAGCGTGACCACTCACACTCTTGATGGTATCAATAGCTTCTGTAAGAACACCCCAGGTCCTTGTGATCCCCAAGTGACCACATTGCTCGAAATCGCTTCGGCTTTTGGGTATCCAATCAAGCTAGCCAATTCTTGGACAGGTAACGATGCTTGTACTAGCTGGACTTCCATTATCTGCGATTCACAGGGGAATATTACCACTATCAATTTCGCTAAGCAGCAATTCGTTGGGACGATCTCGCCTGTCTTTGCAAAACTCACATCGTTGAGGAATTTGTATCTGAATGATAACAATTTGACGGGTTCCATTCCGGATGCTTTAACCAACATGACAAGCCTTCAGGTTCTCGACGTTTCGAACAATAACCTTACTGGGTTGATACCGAAATTTGGAGATTCCGTGAAGCTAACTACGACCGGTAATCCTTTGATTGGGAAGAATACTCCGAGCTCTGGAAGTGGAGGGAGTTCTCCGTCGGGTTCAAATGGCACATCGCCCAGTGGGAATCCGGCTGGAATGGGATCGAGTGGCACTTCCGTCTCGCAGGGTATGATTGCTGGTATAGTTATTGCTGTGATCATATTTGTTGTGGTTGTGTTGTTTGTTTCAATTAAGTGTTATGTCAGTAGGAGGCATAGGAAGTTTGGGAGGGTGGAAAATCCTCAAAATGGTAAGGAAGCTGTTAAGTCTATTGGCATAACGGGTGGTGTATCGAATTCAAATGGATATGGAGGTGTGCCGAGTGAGTTGCAGAGCCAGAGTAGTGGTGATCATAGTGAGCTTCCTGTTTTTGAGGGTGGGAATGTTGCAATTTCGATCCAAGTTTTAAGACAGGTGACCAACAATTTCAGTGAAGATAACATTTTGGGTAGGGGAGGATTTGGAGTTGTTTACAGAGGAGAATTGCATGATGGGACTAAGATTGCTGTGAAGAGGATGGAATCTGTGGCAGTGAGTAGCAAAGGAATGAATGAATTTCAGGCGGAGATTGCAGTCCTTACTAAAGTTAGACATCGACATTTGGTTGCTCTTTTAGGATACTGTATCAATGGCAACGAGAGGCTTTTGGTGTATGAGTATATGCCACAGGGGACATTAACGCAGCATTTGTTCGAATGCCATGAGAATGGGTGTTCTCCTCTTACTTGGAAGCAGAGGGTTACAATAGCATTGGATGTGGCGCGCGGAGTGGAATACCTGCACAGTTTGGCACAACAAAGTTTCATTCACAGAGATTTGAAACCTTCCAACATACTTCTTGGGGATGATATGAGGGCCAAGGTTGCAGATTTTGGTCTGGTTAAACATGCGCCTGATGGGAAGTACTCTGTAGAGACTCGGTTGGCTGGGACATTCGGGTATCTTGCACCAGAATATGCAG CTACTGGAAGAGTGACGACCAAAGTGGATGTCTATGCATTTGGAGTGGTTTTGATGGAGCTGATTACTGGTAGAAGAGCACTAGATGATACCATGCCAGATGAGAGGTCTCATCTGGTCACATGGTTCCGTAGGATCCTAATCAACAAGGAGAACATCCCCAAGGCCATTGACCAAAATCTTAACCCTGATGAGGAGACCATGGAGAGCATATACAAAGTGGCTGAGCTGGCAGGTCATTGCACTGCTCGTGAGCCGTACCAGAGACCTGATATGGGGCACGCAGTCAACATCTTAAGTCCTCTTGTAGAGCAGTGGAAACCAACTTCTCATGAAGAAGAGGACGCTTGTGGCATTGACCTAGACATGAGCCTTCCTCAAGCTCTGCAAAGATGGCAAGCCAATGAAGGTACTTCAACAATGTTTAATGATATATCCTACTCCCAAACTCAATCAAGCATTCCCTCGAAACCTTCAGGGTTTGCAGACTCGTTTGATTCAATGGATTGCCGATGA